One segment of Phaeacidiphilus oryzae TH49 DNA contains the following:
- a CDS encoding pyridoxal phosphate-dependent aminotransferase: MQVIQSSKLANVCYDIRGPVLDEAMRLEAAGHQILKLNTGNPAPFGFEAPPEVLQDIMRNLASAHGYGDSKGLLSARRAVVMHYEERGLQGLDVDDVYLGNGVSELIQMAMQALLDDGDEVLVPAPDYPLWTASVSLAGGTAVHYRCDEQADWYPDLADIEAKVTDRTRGIVVINPNNPTGAVYPEEVLRGIVEIARRHDLIVYSDEIYDKILYDDAVHVPTASLAPDLLCVTFNGLSKAYRVAGFRSGWMTLSGRKDHASSYIEGLTILANMRLCANMPAQHAVAAALGGRQSIRDLILPGGRLRDQRDTTWKLLNEIPGISCVKPKGALYAFPRIDPAVYKIKDDQQFVFDLLRAERILVVQGTGFNWPEPDHFRIVTLPRAEELADAVTRIGSFLQGYTQP; this comes from the coding sequence ATGCAGGTGATCCAGTCGTCCAAACTCGCCAACGTCTGTTACGACATCCGCGGTCCGGTGCTGGACGAGGCGATGCGGCTCGAGGCGGCGGGCCACCAGATCCTCAAGCTGAACACCGGTAACCCGGCGCCGTTCGGCTTCGAGGCACCGCCCGAGGTCCTTCAGGACATCATGCGCAACCTCGCCTCGGCCCACGGCTACGGGGACTCCAAGGGGCTCCTCTCGGCCCGCCGCGCGGTGGTGATGCACTACGAGGAGCGCGGACTGCAGGGCCTGGACGTGGACGACGTCTACCTCGGCAACGGCGTCTCCGAGCTGATCCAGATGGCCATGCAGGCGCTGCTGGACGACGGCGACGAGGTGCTCGTCCCCGCGCCGGACTACCCGCTGTGGACCGCCTCGGTGTCGCTGGCCGGCGGCACCGCCGTGCACTACCGCTGCGACGAGCAGGCCGACTGGTACCCGGACCTGGCCGACATCGAGGCGAAGGTCACCGACCGCACCCGCGGCATCGTGGTGATCAACCCGAACAACCCGACCGGAGCGGTCTACCCGGAGGAGGTGCTGCGCGGGATCGTCGAGATCGCCCGCCGGCACGACCTGATCGTCTACTCCGACGAGATCTACGACAAGATCCTCTACGACGACGCGGTGCACGTCCCGACCGCCTCGCTCGCCCCCGACCTCCTCTGCGTCACCTTCAACGGCCTCTCCAAGGCCTACCGGGTGGCCGGCTTCCGCTCCGGCTGGATGACCCTCTCCGGCCGGAAGGACCACGCGTCCAGCTATATCGAAGGCCTGACGATCCTGGCCAACATGCGGCTCTGCGCCAACATGCCGGCCCAGCACGCGGTGGCGGCGGCGCTCGGCGGGCGGCAGTCGATCCGGGACCTGATCCTGCCGGGCGGCCGGCTGCGCGATCAGCGGGACACCACCTGGAAGCTGCTCAACGAGATCCCCGGGATCTCCTGCGTGAAGCCGAAGGGCGCGCTGTACGCGTTCCCGCGGATCGATCCGGCCGTCTACAAGATCAAGGACGACCAGCAGTTCGTCTTCGACCTGCTGCGCGCCGAGCGGATCCTGGTGGTGCAGGGCACCGGCTTCAACTGGCCGGAACCGGACCACTTCCGGATCGTCACCCTGCCGCGCGCGGAGGAGCTGGCGGACGCGGTCACCCGGATCGGCTCCTTCCTCCAGGGCTACACGCAGCCGTAG
- a CDS encoding alkyl hydroperoxide reductase gives MAVDELKAALPDFAKDLRLNLSSVVANSDLPEQQLWGTVLATAIASRSERVLAELEPEARKHLSDEAYNAAKSAAAIMAMNNVYYRTLHLLSDKEYGNLRAGLRMNVIGNPGVEKVDFELWSLAVSAINGCGQCLDSHEQVLRKAGVARETVQAAVKIAAVIQAVGVTLESEARLA, from the coding sequence ATGGCAGTCGATGAACTGAAGGCGGCCCTGCCGGACTTCGCCAAGGACCTCCGGCTCAACCTCAGCTCCGTGGTCGCCAACTCGGACCTCCCGGAGCAGCAGCTCTGGGGCACCGTGCTGGCCACCGCGATCGCCTCGCGCAGCGAGCGCGTCCTGGCGGAGCTGGAGCCGGAGGCGCGGAAGCACCTCTCGGACGAGGCGTACAACGCCGCCAAGAGCGCCGCCGCGATCATGGCGATGAACAACGTCTACTACCGCACCCTGCATCTCCTCTCCGACAAGGAGTACGGGAACCTGCGGGCCGGTCTGCGGATGAACGTCATCGGCAACCCGGGCGTGGAGAAGGTGGACTTCGAGCTGTGGTCGCTCGCCGTCTCCGCGATCAACGGCTGCGGCCAGTGCCTTGACTCCCACGAGCAGGTGCTCCGCAAGGCGGGCGTGGCCCGCGAGACCGTCCAGGCCGCGGTGAAGATCGCCGCGGTGATCCAGGCGGTCGGCGTCACCCTCGAGTCCGAGGCGCGCCTGGCGTAA
- a CDS encoding peroxiredoxin: protein MLTVGDQFPTWKLMGVEGPSADKLELKEFSSEDYKDSWKVVFFWPKDFTFVCPTEIAAFGQLNGEFEDRDAKVLGASVDSEFVHHAWRRDHKDLADLPFPMLADSKHELVKAAGVEGEDGFAQRAVFIVDPNNEIQFTMVTAGSVGRNPKEVLRVLDALQTDELCPCNWSKGEETLDPVKLLAGE, encoded by the coding sequence ATGCTGACTGTTGGCGACCAGTTCCCCACCTGGAAGCTCATGGGCGTCGAGGGCCCCTCGGCGGACAAGCTGGAGCTCAAGGAGTTCTCCTCGGAGGACTACAAGGACAGCTGGAAGGTCGTCTTCTTCTGGCCGAAGGACTTCACCTTCGTCTGCCCGACCGAGATCGCTGCCTTCGGCCAGCTGAACGGCGAGTTCGAGGACCGCGACGCCAAGGTCCTGGGCGCCTCCGTCGACTCGGAGTTCGTCCACCACGCCTGGCGGCGGGACCACAAGGACCTGGCCGACCTGCCCTTCCCGATGCTGGCCGACTCGAAGCACGAGCTGGTCAAGGCCGCGGGCGTGGAGGGCGAGGACGGCTTCGCCCAGCGCGCGGTCTTCATCGTCGACCCGAACAACGAGATCCAGTTCACCATGGTGACCGCCGGCTCCGTCGGCCGTAACCCCAAGGAGGTCCTGCGGGTGCTGGACGCCCTGCAGACCGACGAGCTGTGCCCGTGCAACTGGAGCAAGGGCGAGGAAACCCTCGACCCGGTCAAGCTCCTCGCGGGCGAGTGA
- a CDS encoding AI-2E family transporter encodes MARLGRWGPIEWGASAVSRTRQAIENRRRRADELLREAERRADEAARAAHAPLPPKPSVPPRPAFPPRPSTPPPGYPYPYPYPEGGGGEAAGTENGATAAAPGGPAGTAGTAGRADGGSGDHGVGRNDQAGAAAGTEHEAVGADAERGAPGDGRARGEARAPAHPESSATTGAAGAGAGAAADAPAAASGGTAGGASVLAPVAGGPAPAGPGNAGPAYAGRGAPGRGETRYPDRPDDPAEAVPWGLRVAASTTWRLLLVAAGLYIVFKVITDLKVVTLAFMAALLISALLQPTVVRLRDAGAPRAVAAATVFLGGLCGIGLVGWFVGWQVSTNLGQVTGHLQTGINQVRGWLIHGPLHLTDTQINQFASQLSKAVGTNSDQITQFGFSTVSIVVEVLTGVVLAAFCTFFLIYDGARIWGWVLRLFPTGARMALAGAGPRAWHTLTSYVRGTVLVAFIDSVCIGIGIYLLGVPLAVPLAVIIFLGAFVPLIGALVTGTIAVLIGLVTHGVFTALMVLVVLIAVQQIEGHVLQPLILGRAVRVHPLAVVLSVATGSVVAGIGGAVVAVPIVAVTNTVVGYLRSRNRVDEEVREALQLAQEDAAAEEETAEDEAAHRRVADAVRRSRRD; translated from the coding sequence ATGGCGCGGCTGGGGCGTTGGGGACCGATCGAGTGGGGGGCCTCCGCCGTGTCCCGCACCCGGCAGGCCATCGAGAACCGCCGCAGGCGCGCCGACGAGCTGCTGCGCGAGGCGGAACGGCGGGCCGACGAGGCCGCGCGGGCCGCGCACGCGCCGCTGCCGCCCAAGCCGTCCGTGCCGCCGAGACCGGCCTTCCCGCCGCGTCCCTCGACGCCGCCGCCCGGCTACCCGTACCCGTACCCCTATCCGGAGGGCGGGGGCGGTGAGGCGGCCGGGACGGAGAACGGCGCCACGGCCGCCGCGCCGGGCGGGCCCGCCGGGACCGCCGGGACCGCTGGGCGGGCTGACGGCGGGTCAGGGGACCACGGCGTCGGACGGAACGATCAGGCGGGGGCGGCGGCGGGAACGGAGCACGAGGCCGTCGGGGCGGACGCGGAGCGGGGCGCCCCGGGCGATGGACGGGCGCGCGGCGAGGCCCGGGCGCCGGCGCATCCGGAATCCTCCGCTACCACCGGTGCTGCGGGTGCGGGTGCCGGTGCGGCCGCCGATGCCCCCGCCGCCGCCTCCGGGGGAACGGCGGGCGGTGCGAGCGTCCTGGCGCCCGTCGCCGGAGGGCCCGCCCCCGCGGGCCCAGGGAACGCCGGCCCGGCGTACGCGGGGCGCGGGGCGCCCGGCCGCGGCGAGACCCGCTACCCGGACCGGCCGGACGACCCGGCCGAGGCGGTGCCGTGGGGGCTGCGGGTCGCGGCCTCCACCACCTGGCGGCTGCTGCTGGTCGCCGCCGGGCTGTACATCGTCTTCAAGGTGATCACCGACCTGAAGGTGGTCACCCTGGCGTTCATGGCGGCGTTGCTGATCAGCGCGCTGCTGCAGCCCACCGTGGTGCGGCTGAGGGACGCCGGGGCGCCCCGGGCGGTGGCCGCGGCGACCGTCTTCCTCGGCGGGCTCTGCGGCATCGGCCTGGTCGGCTGGTTCGTCGGCTGGCAGGTCAGCACCAACCTCGGCCAGGTCACCGGGCATCTCCAGACCGGGATCAACCAGGTGCGCGGCTGGCTCATCCACGGCCCGCTGCATCTGACCGACACCCAGATCAACCAGTTCGCCTCCCAGCTGTCCAAGGCGGTCGGCACCAACAGCGACCAGATCACCCAGTTCGGCTTCTCCACCGTCTCGATCGTGGTCGAGGTGCTCACCGGCGTGGTGCTGGCGGCCTTCTGTACCTTCTTCCTGATCTACGACGGGGCCCGGATCTGGGGCTGGGTGCTGCGGCTCTTCCCGACCGGGGCGCGGATGGCGCTGGCCGGCGCGGGCCCGCGCGCCTGGCACACGCTGACCAGCTACGTCCGCGGGACGGTGCTGGTCGCCTTCATCGACTCGGTCTGCATCGGGATAGGGATCTACCTGCTGGGGGTGCCGCTGGCGGTGCCGCTCGCGGTGATCATCTTCCTGGGCGCCTTCGTCCCGCTGATCGGGGCGCTGGTCACCGGGACGATCGCGGTGCTGATCGGCCTGGTCACCCACGGGGTGTTCACCGCGCTGATGGTGCTGGTGGTGCTGATCGCGGTGCAGCAGATCGAGGGCCATGTGCTGCAGCCGCTGATCCTCGGGCGGGCGGTGCGGGTGCACCCGCTGGCGGTGGTGCTCTCGGTGGCCACCGGCTCGGTGGTGGCCGGGATCGGCGGCGCGGTGGTGGCGGTGCCGATCGTCGCCGTGACCAACACCGTGGTGGGCTACCTCCGCAGCCGCAACCGGGTCGACGAGGAGGTCCGCGAGGCGCTGCAACTGGCGCAGGAGGACGCGGCGGCGGAGGAGGAGACCGCCGAGGACGAGGCCGCGCACCGACGGGTGGCGGACGCCGTCCGCCGCTCCCGGCGCGACTGA
- a CDS encoding isoprenyl transferase, with product MGLRDLVYRTPGLSTLVYGTYGRRVEAHLDPRQVPRHVGVMLDGNRRWAKQAGMSTADGHRKGADRIRDLLGWCEETGVEVVTLWLLSTDNLNRPEEELRPLLGIIEDAVRDLAAAAPRWRVNPVGALDLLPEHTATVLKEAGQATAESTGILVNVAVCYGGRYEIRDAVRALVHEQAANGGTLEELAESLEMEDIARHLYTSGQPDPDLIIRTSGEQRVSGFLLWQSAHSEFYFCEAYWPAFRKVDFLRALRDYANRHRRYGG from the coding sequence ATGGGCCTGCGGGATCTCGTCTATCGCACTCCGGGTCTCTCGACCCTCGTGTACGGAACCTACGGGCGCCGGGTCGAGGCGCACCTCGATCCGCGCCAGGTGCCCCGGCACGTCGGAGTGATGCTGGACGGCAACCGCCGCTGGGCCAAGCAGGCCGGGATGTCCACCGCGGACGGCCACCGCAAGGGCGCCGACCGCATCCGCGACCTGCTGGGCTGGTGCGAGGAGACCGGTGTCGAGGTGGTCACCCTGTGGCTGCTCTCCACCGACAACCTGAACCGCCCGGAGGAGGAGCTCCGCCCGCTGCTCGGCATCATCGAGGACGCCGTGCGCGACCTCGCCGCCGCGGCGCCGCGCTGGCGGGTCAACCCGGTCGGCGCGCTCGACCTGCTGCCGGAGCACACCGCGACCGTCCTCAAGGAGGCCGGCCAGGCCACCGCCGAGTCCACCGGGATACTCGTGAACGTCGCCGTCTGCTACGGCGGGCGCTACGAGATCCGGGACGCCGTGCGCGCCCTGGTGCACGAGCAGGCCGCCAACGGCGGCACCCTGGAGGAGCTGGCCGAGTCCCTGGAGATGGAGGACATCGCCCGCCATCTCTACACCAGTGGGCAGCCCGACCCGGACCTGATCATCCGCACCTCGGGCGAGCAGCGCGTCTCCGGCTTCCTCCTCTGGCAGAGCGCCCACTCCGAGTTCTACTTCTGCGAGGCTTACTGGCCGGCCTTCCGCAAGGTGGACTTCCTGCGCGCGCTGCGCGACTACGCCAACCGGCACCGCCGCTACGGGGGTTGA
- a CDS encoding LysR substrate-binding domain-containing protein, translated as MPTVPQLRALAAVAEHRHFRDAAAAIGTSQPALSGAVSALEESLGAQLVERTTRRVVITPLGERVAERARRVLGELQAIGEEAEAARRPFTGPLELGVIPTLAPYLLPTVLRMVRRTYPDLELHVHEERTSSLLDGLGAGRLDLLLLALPSGGSAPTREIPLFDEDFILLTPPDHPLAGRSDVPRDALLDLDVLLLEEGHCLRDQAVDLCREVGADASTTTAAGLSTLVQLVAGGMGVTLLPATALEVEAGRSDRLTAARFAPPAPGRRVGLAHRRGSAREAEYDAFATALRAALADLPVHLATP; from the coding sequence CTGCCGACCGTCCCGCAGCTCAGGGCGCTGGCCGCGGTCGCCGAGCACCGGCACTTCCGGGACGCCGCGGCCGCCATCGGCACCAGCCAGCCGGCGCTGTCCGGAGCGGTCTCGGCGCTGGAGGAGTCGCTGGGGGCGCAACTGGTGGAGCGGACCACCCGACGGGTCGTCATAACGCCGCTGGGGGAACGCGTCGCCGAGCGCGCGCGCCGGGTGCTGGGGGAGCTCCAGGCGATCGGTGAGGAGGCGGAGGCCGCCCGCCGGCCGTTCACCGGGCCGCTGGAGCTCGGCGTGATCCCGACGCTGGCGCCGTATCTGCTGCCGACGGTGCTGCGGATGGTCCGGCGGACCTACCCGGACCTCGAACTCCACGTCCATGAGGAGCGGACCTCCTCGCTTCTGGACGGGCTCGGGGCGGGGCGGCTTGACCTGCTGCTGCTCGCGCTGCCCTCCGGCGGATCGGCGCCGACGCGGGAGATCCCGCTCTTCGACGAGGACTTCATCCTCCTCACCCCGCCGGACCATCCGCTCGCCGGGCGGTCCGACGTGCCGAGGGACGCCCTGCTGGACCTCGACGTCCTGCTGCTCGAGGAGGGGCACTGCCTGCGCGACCAGGCCGTCGACCTCTGCCGCGAGGTGGGCGCGGACGCCTCGACGACCACGGCCGCGGGGCTGTCCACGCTGGTCCAGCTGGTCGCCGGCGGGATGGGCGTGACGCTGCTGCCGGCCACGGCGCTGGAGGTGGAGGCGGGACGCAGCGACCGCCTGACCGCCGCGCGCTTCGCGCCGCCGGCGCCGGGCCGCCGAGTCGGCCTGGCGCACCGCCGCGGCTCGGCGCGCGAGGCGGAGTACGACGCGTTCGCCACCGCGCTCCGCGCCGCGCTGGCGGACCTTCCGGTCCACCTGGCTACGCCGTGA
- a CDS encoding aggregation-promoting factor C-terminal-like domain-containing protein, producing MNRISVRGVAVASATAVTAVGAVVGVASGSETTQHVNEQPTADVAGSTLLADIPSGAQAQTVSDNISKQADAQQSAAEAAAQKAAAEAARQKAAEAAKAKQVAAEKAAAAKAAAEEKAKQEAAAKAAARAALTQDYSVSGIQAMAQSIIGDSTQYQCFSWIVSHESGWNYKATNASTGAYGLVQALPGSKMASAGSDWQTNPATQIKWGLSYMNSRYGSPCSAQSFWEAHNWY from the coding sequence GTGAACCGGATCTCGGTCCGGGGTGTCGCAGTGGCCTCGGCCACCGCCGTCACCGCCGTAGGCGCCGTAGTCGGCGTCGCCTCGGGAAGCGAGACGACGCAGCACGTCAACGAGCAGCCGACGGCGGATGTGGCAGGCAGCACCCTCCTCGCCGACATCCCCTCCGGAGCGCAGGCGCAGACCGTCAGCGACAACATCTCCAAGCAGGCGGATGCACAGCAGTCCGCCGCGGAGGCTGCGGCGCAGAAGGCGGCGGCGGAAGCCGCGCGCCAGAAGGCCGCTGAAGCTGCGAAGGCCAAGCAGGTAGCCGCGGAGAAGGCCGCGGCAGCCAAGGCCGCTGCCGAGGAGAAGGCGAAGCAGGAGGCGGCGGCGAAGGCCGCGGCCCGTGCGGCGCTCACCCAGGACTACAGCGTCTCCGGCATCCAGGCGATGGCGCAGTCCATCATCGGTGACAGCACCCAGTACCAGTGCTTCTCGTGGATCGTCTCGCACGAGAGCGGCTGGAACTACAAGGCGACCAACGCCTCGACGGGTGCGTACGGCCTGGTGCAGGCCCTGCCGGGGAGCAAGATGGCCTCGGCCGGCTCCGACTGGCAGACCAACCCCGCCACCCAGATCAAGTGGGGTCTGTCCTACATGAACTCCCGCTACGGGAGCCCCTGTTCCGCCCAGTCCTTCTGGGAAGCGCACAACTGGTACTGA
- a CDS encoding PhoH family protein, whose product MASTKSRRKANDRRTYVLDTSVLLADPVAMTRFEEHEVVLPVVVVTELEAKRHHPELGYFARQALRLLDDLRVQYGRLDAPIPVGGVGGTLRVELNHSDPSILPSGYRLGDSDTRILAVARNLQAEGFDVTVVSKDLPLRVKASSVGLVAEEYRAELAVTSGWTGMSEFTVSGEQIDTLFAEESVDLFDVPGVEDLPVHTGLVLTSERGKALGRVAPDGRVRLVRGDREAFGLRGRSAEQRIALDLLLDPDVGIVSLGGRAGTGKSAMALCAGLEAVLERRQHRKVMVFRPLYAVGGQDLGYLPGTEAEKMGPWAQAVFDTLGAVTATEVIEEIVARGMLEVLPLTHIRGRSLHDAFVIVDEAQSLERNVLLTVLSRIGTGSRVVLTHDVAQRDNLRVGRYDGVVAVVEKLKGHPLFAHITLNRSERSPIAALVTEMLEEPHI is encoded by the coding sequence GTGGCCAGCACCAAGAGCCGCCGGAAGGCGAACGACCGGCGCACGTACGTTCTCGACACCAGTGTGCTTCTGGCCGATCCGGTCGCCATGACCCGCTTCGAGGAGCACGAGGTCGTGCTCCCGGTGGTCGTGGTCACCGAACTGGAGGCCAAGCGCCACCACCCCGAACTCGGTTATTTCGCCCGGCAGGCCCTGCGCCTGCTGGACGACCTCCGGGTGCAGTACGGGCGCCTGGACGCGCCCATCCCGGTGGGCGGGGTCGGCGGAACACTGCGTGTCGAGCTCAACCACTCCGACCCCTCGATCCTGCCGAGCGGCTACCGGCTCGGGGACTCCGACACCCGGATCCTCGCCGTGGCCCGCAACCTGCAGGCCGAGGGGTTCGACGTCACCGTGGTCTCCAAGGACCTGCCGCTGCGGGTGAAGGCGAGCTCGGTCGGCCTGGTGGCCGAGGAGTACCGGGCCGAACTCGCGGTCACCTCCGGCTGGACCGGGATGTCCGAGTTCACCGTCTCCGGCGAGCAGATCGACACCCTGTTCGCCGAGGAGTCGGTCGACCTCTTCGACGTCCCGGGCGTCGAGGACCTGCCGGTGCACACCGGCCTGGTCCTCACCTCCGAGCGCGGCAAGGCGCTCGGGCGGGTCGCCCCGGACGGGAGGGTCCGGCTGGTCCGCGGGGACCGGGAGGCGTTCGGGCTGCGCGGGCGCAGCGCGGAGCAGCGGATCGCCCTCGATCTGCTCCTCGATCCGGACGTGGGGATCGTCTCGCTGGGCGGCAGGGCCGGCACCGGCAAGTCCGCGATGGCGCTCTGCGCCGGCCTGGAGGCCGTCCTGGAGCGGCGCCAGCACCGGAAGGTGATGGTCTTCCGCCCGCTCTACGCGGTGGGCGGCCAGGACCTCGGCTACCTGCCGGGGACCGAGGCGGAGAAGATGGGCCCCTGGGCGCAGGCGGTCTTCGACACCCTGGGCGCGGTCACCGCCACCGAGGTGATCGAGGAGATCGTGGCCCGCGGGATGCTGGAGGTGCTGCCGCTCACCCACATCCGCGGGCGCTCGCTGCACGACGCCTTCGTCATCGTCGACGAGGCCCAGTCGCTGGAGCGCAACGTACTGCTCACCGTGCTCTCCCGGATCGGTACCGGCTCGCGGGTGGTGCTCACCCACGACGTGGCCCAGCGGGACAACCTGAGGGTCGGCCGGTACGACGGAGTCGTCGCCGTGGTCGAGAAGTTGAAGGGGCATCCGCTTTTCGCCCATATCACCCTCAACCGGTCGGAGCGCTCGCCGATCGCCGCGCTCGTCACCGAGATGCTTGAGGAGCCGCACATCTGA
- a CDS encoding prepilin peptidase, producing the protein MASGLWAWHDLGLLWGAGFALPAAVIDLRERRLPDRLTLPGALGTLVLLGAAGALGDRSGSAVRALIAAGVLGIAFWAVALVAPMGLGDAKLALTLGAALGWYGWGAVLVGVFVGFLLAGVAGLLLVAAGRARLGDPIPFGPFLVAGTALAVALASSH; encoded by the coding sequence ATGGCGTCGGGACTGTGGGCCTGGCATGACCTGGGGTTGCTGTGGGGCGCGGGGTTCGCGCTGCCGGCGGCCGTGATCGACCTGCGGGAGCGCCGGCTGCCGGACCGGCTCACCCTTCCGGGGGCGCTGGGAACGCTGGTGCTGCTGGGCGCGGCCGGGGCGCTCGGCGATCGCAGCGGGTCCGCGGTGCGGGCGCTGATCGCGGCGGGGGTGCTGGGGATCGCCTTCTGGGCGGTGGCGCTGGTGGCGCCGATGGGCCTCGGCGACGCGAAGCTGGCGCTGACGCTGGGCGCCGCGCTGGGCTGGTACGGGTGGGGGGCCGTGCTGGTGGGGGTCTTCGTGGGCTTCCTGCTGGCGGGGGTGGCGGGCCTGCTACTGGTCGCGGCGGGCCGCGCGAGACTGGGGGATCCCATCCCCTTCGGCCCGTTCCTGGTGGCGGGGACGGCGCTGGCCGTGGCGCTGGCCTCTTCTCATTAG
- the mgrA gene encoding L-glyceraldehyde 3-phosphate reductase, producing the protein MIPTPYRPAEDRYSGSMAYRRTGRSGLKLPEISLGLWHNFGDDKPFETQRAILRRAFDLGVTHFDLANNYGPPYGSAETNFGRHLRDDFRPYRDELVLSTKAGYDMWPGPYGEWGSLKYLTASLDQSLRRMGLEYVDIFYSHRPDPNTPLEETMAALARAVQQGKALYVGISSYTASQTREAARILREMGVPLLIHQPSYSIVNRWVEDDGLLDTLEAVGAGMIGFAPLAQGLLTGRYLKGIPEDSRAAAGKSLDPGLLSEENVTRLRGLNAIAERRGQTLAQMALTWVLRDPRVTSALIGASSVAQLEQNIAALKAAPLSQEELAEIDGYALSGKVNIWG; encoded by the coding sequence ATGATCCCCACCCCGTACCGCCCGGCCGAGGACCGATACAGCGGCAGCATGGCCTACCGCAGGACCGGCCGGAGCGGTCTCAAGCTCCCCGAGATCTCCCTCGGGCTGTGGCACAACTTCGGCGACGACAAGCCGTTCGAGACGCAGCGGGCGATCCTCCGCCGCGCCTTCGACCTCGGCGTCACCCATTTCGACCTGGCCAACAACTACGGCCCGCCGTACGGCTCGGCGGAGACCAACTTCGGCCGGCACCTGCGGGACGACTTCCGCCCGTACCGGGACGAGCTGGTCCTCTCCACCAAGGCGGGCTACGACATGTGGCCGGGCCCGTACGGCGAGTGGGGCTCGCTGAAGTACCTCACCGCCTCGCTCGACCAGTCGCTGCGGCGGATGGGCCTGGAGTACGTCGACATCTTCTACTCCCACCGGCCGGACCCGAACACCCCGCTGGAGGAGACGATGGCCGCGCTGGCCCGCGCGGTCCAGCAGGGCAAGGCGCTGTACGTCGGCATCTCCTCCTACACCGCCTCGCAGACCCGGGAGGCGGCGCGGATCCTCCGCGAGATGGGCGTGCCGCTGCTGATCCACCAGCCCTCGTACTCGATCGTCAACCGGTGGGTCGAGGACGACGGCCTGCTGGACACGCTGGAGGCGGTCGGCGCCGGAATGATCGGCTTCGCGCCGCTGGCGCAGGGGCTGCTGACCGGCCGCTATCTGAAGGGGATCCCGGAGGACTCGCGGGCCGCGGCGGGCAAGTCGCTCGACCCCGGGCTGCTGTCGGAGGAGAACGTCACCCGGTTGCGCGGGCTGAACGCGATCGCCGAGCGGCGCGGGCAGACGCTCGCGCAGATGGCTCTGACCTGGGTGCTGCGTGACCCGCGGGTCACCTCCGCGCTGATCGGGGCGTCCTCGGTGGCCCAGCTGGAGCAGAACATCGCGGCGCTGAAGGCCGCGCCGCTGAGCCAGGAGGAACTCGCGGAGATCGACGGCTACGCCCTCTCCGGCAAGGTCAACATCTGGGGCTGA
- a CDS encoding SCO4983 family protein produces the protein MYEPIRHKSVHSSTHVVGPATVAVAEPGPDSLGRQLAGHLSALLSATRRLQEITGDPELTAAIGRLESRLAELGPAGPPARDSRPAGGGASALHGHAHDLAARVLVVAAARQDTTTAKLACDRMDAHARGAQRA, from the coding sequence ATGTACGAGCCCATCCGCCACAAGTCCGTGCACAGCAGCACCCACGTCGTCGGTCCTGCGACCGTCGCCGTCGCCGAGCCGGGCCCGGACTCCCTCGGCCGGCAGCTGGCCGGCCACCTCAGCGCGCTGCTGTCCGCGACGCGCCGCCTCCAGGAGATCACCGGTGACCCCGAACTGACGGCTGCGATAGGGCGGTTGGAGTCGCGCCTGGCCGAGCTGGGGCCGGCCGGCCCGCCGGCCAGGGACAGCCGTCCCGCCGGTGGGGGTGCCTCGGCGCTGCACGGCCACGCCCACGACCTGGCCGCACGCGTCCTGGTCGTGGCCGCGGCCCGCCAGGACACCACCACCGCGAAGCTGGCCTGCGACCGCATGGACGCCCACGCGCGCGGCGCGCAGCGCGCGTGA